A window from Rhizosphaericola mali encodes these proteins:
- a CDS encoding ABC transporter permease, which produces MFIHYLRTAWRSLKANKFYSILNIVGLAVGIATSIMLLLWVQNQLSYDRFNKKYENIYEINAHIYTGNTSFPWQGAPAPVSILSKNIPEVLSYVRLAEQEDKDNSLLSNSTGTKVFDNNKIVYADTNFFHVFDYEILEGNSHAVLSNINSVVITQSTAKKLFGSVDALGKTLLFDKQNFTVSAIIKDFPSNSSLKYDAIFSLFYYAKRFTDRGGNNQWNTIDDDVDDYSFRTFLLLQSGVSPSIVADKLTLQFHQLFKNAKNEQSPTKFQLQSLKDEHLIRIDGNTTALQMVKIMGLVAIFILIIAGINYINLSTARSMTQVKNVSIRKIVGAKKGQLFLQFVIETLLTFLFAITISIVLIILLKPLYDKVTGEQLSFSLLDFSTVEILFFAILVTFLISSIYPALILSSFKPLSLLREKRVLGLNKATFRKVLVTLQFGVSFLLLVGTIIMSKQMSFIRNKDLGYDKSYVFTVTFPDEASKNADAIVNNLLSQKSILNASFTYTKDITNVSDVSGDIVWAGKKDSTPFMLWRVYADKNFIPTMKYKLVYGSNFSGSPSDEYKYILNETAVQKMGLKPPYVGTKIGYDNLEGEIAGVVKDFNFKSLKEPIAPLVIRSRDFKNVLYVRTTGADARNAIQTVENQFKRFDRDNAPFIYNFIDKTFDAHYQSQQQTGILFAIFACIAIFISCLGLFGLATYTAQIKTKEIGVRKVLGASVGNIIKMVSKDFLRLVLIAVIISTPLAYWVMTQWLSDFAYKTNISSLVFLGAAFFVMVIAFGTIGFNALKAAVANPVNSLRSE; this is translated from the coding sequence ATGTTTATACATTATTTAAGAACCGCATGGCGCAGTTTGAAAGCTAATAAATTTTACAGCATTCTCAATATAGTAGGATTAGCAGTAGGTATTGCAACTAGCATTATGTTGTTACTTTGGGTACAGAATCAATTGAGCTACGATCGATTTAATAAAAAATATGAAAATATTTATGAAATAAATGCGCATATCTATACCGGAAATACCTCTTTTCCGTGGCAAGGTGCGCCTGCACCTGTATCCATTCTTTCAAAGAATATTCCCGAGGTATTGTCCTATGTGAGATTGGCAGAGCAGGAGGATAAGGATAATTCTTTATTGTCTAATAGTACAGGGACTAAAGTTTTTGATAATAATAAAATTGTATATGCCGATACCAATTTCTTTCATGTTTTCGATTATGAAATATTAGAAGGAAATTCTCATGCAGTATTGTCAAATATTAATTCTGTTGTTATTACGCAATCAACGGCAAAGAAACTTTTTGGTTCGGTGGATGCGCTTGGGAAAACATTGCTATTTGATAAACAAAATTTTACAGTAAGTGCTATTATAAAAGATTTTCCTAGTAATTCTTCACTAAAGTATGATGCTATATTTTCATTATTTTATTATGCAAAAAGATTTACGGATAGAGGGGGAAATAATCAGTGGAATACTATTGATGATGATGTAGATGATTATAGCTTTAGAACCTTTCTTTTACTTCAGTCTGGAGTAAGTCCTTCTATAGTTGCTGATAAATTGACTTTACAGTTTCATCAATTATTTAAAAATGCTAAAAATGAACAAAGTCCAACAAAATTCCAATTACAAAGTCTGAAAGATGAACATCTTATTCGAATAGATGGAAATACGACAGCTTTACAAATGGTCAAGATTATGGGGCTTGTCGCTATATTTATTTTGATTATAGCTGGTATCAATTACATTAATCTATCGACTGCACGATCCATGACACAGGTGAAAAATGTCAGTATCCGAAAAATAGTCGGTGCAAAGAAAGGGCAATTGTTTTTGCAGTTTGTCATAGAAACTCTTTTGACATTTTTATTTGCAATTACTATTTCTATAGTTTTAATTATTTTACTCAAACCTTTATATGATAAGGTTACAGGGGAACAATTATCATTTTCTTTACTTGATTTCTCTACTGTCGAGATTCTTTTCTTTGCTATTTTAGTTACTTTCTTAATATCAAGTATTTATCCTGCCTTGATATTGTCATCGTTCAAGCCGCTAAGTTTATTAAGGGAAAAAAGAGTTTTGGGATTAAATAAAGCAACTTTCCGGAAGGTACTCGTAACGCTCCAATTTGGTGTTTCTTTTCTTTTATTGGTGGGTACAATCATCATGTCCAAACAAATGTCTTTTATCAGAAATAAAGATCTTGGCTATGATAAAAGTTATGTATTTACGGTAACCTTTCCTGATGAAGCCTCTAAAAATGCAGATGCTATCGTAAATAATTTGCTTTCGCAAAAGAGTATTTTAAATGCTTCATTTACCTATACCAAAGATATTACAAATGTGAGTGATGTGTCTGGTGATATAGTTTGGGCAGGTAAAAAAGATAGTACGCCCTTTATGCTTTGGCGTGTATATGCAGATAAAAATTTTATTCCGACGATGAAATATAAATTAGTTTATGGAAGTAATTTTTCTGGAAGTCCGTCTGATGAGTATAAGTACATTTTAAATGAAACAGCAGTCCAAAAAATGGGATTAAAACCTCCTTATGTCGGTACGAAAATAGGTTATGACAATTTGGAAGGAGAGATAGCTGGAGTCGTGAAAGATTTTAATTTTAAATCTTTAAAAGAACCGATTGCTCCATTGGTGATCAGGTCTAGGGACTTTAAAAATGTACTTTATGTGCGTACAACTGGTGCAGACGCGCGCAATGCCATCCAAACTGTAGAAAATCAATTCAAAAGGTTTGATAGAGACAATGCGCCGTTTATTTACAATTTTATTGATAAAACATTTGATGCACATTACCAATCTCAACAACAGACAGGAATATTGTTCGCCATTTTTGCATGTATTGCAATTTTTATTTCCTGTCTAGGATTGTTTGGCTTGGCAACGTACACAGCACAAATCAAAACAAAAGAGATTGGTGTTAGAAAAGTTCTCGGTGCTAGTGTTGGAAATATTATTAAAATGGTTAGTAAAGATTTTTTAAGGCTCGTACTGATTGCGGTTATCATTTCTACTCCTTTAGCTTATTGGGTGATGACGCAATGGTTAAGTGATTTTGCCTACAAGACAAATATTAGCTCGTTGGTTTTCTTAGGTGCTGCTTTTTTTGTGATGGTAATCGCTTTTGGTACTATCGGATTTAATGCTTTAAAGGCTGCTGTCGCCAATCCTGTAAACAGTCTTCGCTCAGAATAA